A stretch of Lathyrus oleraceus cultivar Zhongwan6 chromosome 6, CAAS_Psat_ZW6_1.0, whole genome shotgun sequence DNA encodes these proteins:
- the LOC127093218 gene encoding probable protein phosphatase 2C member 13, mitochondrial: MEDFYDVKTSIIDGRSVSLCGIFDGHGGSRAAEYLKDRLFENLTKHPKLLTDTKLAISKTYQQTDAEFLDSVKDNFWDDGSTASTAVLVDNHLYVANVGDSRNVVSKAG, encoded by the coding sequence ATGGAAGATTTCTATGATGTTAAGACATCAATCATTGACGGTCGTTCAGTGAGCTTATGTGGAATATTTGACGGTCATGGCGGTTCTCGTGCTGCTGAGTATTTGAAGGATCGTCTATTTGAAAATCTCACGaagcatccaaagcttttgacGGATACCAAATTGGCTATAAGTAAAACATATCAGCAGACCGATGCTGAGTTTCTGGACTCCGTAAAAGATAATTTCTGGGACGATGGTTCTACTGCTTCAACAGCTGTTTTGGTTGATAACCATCTTTATGTTGCTAATGTTGGAGACTCTAGAAATGTAGTATCAAAAGCTGGATAA
- the LOC127098236 gene encoding putative RNA polymerase II subunit B1 CTD phosphatase RPAP2 homolog: MEKNQPVFVKDAVLKLQLSLLDGIQSEDQLFAAGSLISRSDYEDVVTERSITNMCGYPLCHNALPTDRPRKGRYRISLKEHKVYDLHETYMFCSSSCMVNSKAFAGSLQDKRCSVLDPEKLNNVLRWFGNLNMESMENFGKDGQFGFSGMEIQDKKETGTGEVSLEQWVGPSNAIEGYVPKKRDNSSKGSQKNTKKGSKTIRGKSSGDKSSIISEFDFTSTIITQDEYSVSKLSSGQTDTTCDKQINPTAILEQPKRVGNKVVRKDDDIHDLSSSFKSSLILSPSKNKKEIAKSSEDLLRPSLVPSTEKKVVHSITISESQCDVEQNDSERKSIQLKGEISIIAANGDASTSNLVPANAEGKFQIEKTIGSSPTKPKSSLKSNGKKKLSRSVTWADEKTNSSGSKDLCAVKEFGNIKKESDVPDNIDAAADEDMLRSALAEACAIALSQASEAVASGDLDANDAVSEAGITILPHPPNAVEEGTMDDDDDDILVEEGTMDDDDILEANSVTLKWPRKPGISKFDLFDSEDSWFDAPPEGFSLTLSPFATMWNAFFSWITSSSLAYIYGRDVSFHEEFLSVNGREYPSKIVLTDGRSSEIKQTLASCLARALPAVAAELRLPIPISTLEQAVVFLLDTMSFVDALPAFRMKQWQVVVLLLVDALSVCRIPTLISYMTDRRDLFVKVLSGSQIGKEEYDVLKDLIVPLGRAPHFSSQSGA; encoded by the exons ATGGAAAAGAACCAGCCAGTTTTTGTCAAAGACGCTGTCCTGAAATTGCAATTATCCCTCCTTGATGGCATCCAAAGTGAAGACCAGCTGTTTGCAGCTGGATCTTTGATATCAAGAAGTGACTATGAAGATGTTGTAACTGAAAGGTCCATTACTAATATGTGTGGTTATCCTTTGTGCCACAATGCTTTGCCAACTGATCGCCCTCGGAAGGGTAGATATCGAATTTCGTTGAAGGAGCACAAGGTGTATGACCTGCATGAAACTTACATGTTTTGTTCTTCTAGTTGTATGGTTAACAGCAAAGCTTTTGCTGGGAGCTTGCAAGATAAGAGGTGCTCAGTTTTAGACCCGGAGAAACTGAACAATGTTCTTAGGTGGTTTGGGAATTTGAATATGGAATCAATGGAAAATTTTGGTAAGGATGGACAATTTGGTTTTTCTGGCATGGAAATCCAGGATAAAAAAGAAACTGGCACTGGTGAGGTGTCTTTGGAGCAGTGGGTTGGACCATCTAATGCAATCGAGGGTTATGTACCAAAAAAAAGAGACAACAGTTCTAAGGGTTCTCAGAAAAATACTAAAAAAG GGTCCAAAACTATTCGTGGGAAGTCGAGTGGTGACAAAAGTTCAATTATCAGTGAGTTTGACTTCACGAGTACAATAATCACGCAAGATGAGTACAGtgtttcaaaattatcatcagGGCAAACAGACACAACTTGTGATAAACAAATAAATCCAACAGCGATATTGGAGCAGCCAAAAAGGGTTGGCAATAAAGTAGTTAGGAAAGATGATGATATACATGACCTGTCTTCATCCTTTAAGAGTAGTCTTATTTTAAGTCCCTCAAAAAACAAAAAGGAAATAGCCAAATCATCTGAAGATCTTCTCAGACCCTCTCTGGTTCCTTCTACTGAGAAGAAAGTTGTCCATTCCATCACCATATCAGAAAGCCAATGTGATGTAGAACAGAACGATTCTGAAAGGAAATCAATACAACTCAAAGGAGAAATAAGTATAATTGCTGCTAACGGAGATGCTTCCACTTCCAATTTAGTTCCTGCCAATGCTGAAGGGAAATTCCAAATTGAAAAAACAATTGGATCTTCCCCGACAAAACCCAAATCTTCTCTTAAATCTAATGGTAAAAAGAAGCTCAGTCGCTCTGTTACATGGGCTGATGAAAAAACCAACAGTTCTGGGAGTAAAGATCTTTGTGCAGTTAAAGAATTTGGAAACATTAAAAAGGAATCTGACGTGCCAGATAATATAGATGCTGCTGCAGATGAAGATATGTTACGTTCTGCATTAGCAGAAGCTTGTGCAATTGCATTGAGCCAAGCATCGGAGGCTGTTGCATCAGGAGACTTAGATGCCAATGATGCCG TTTCTGAAGCTGGGATCACTATATTGCCACATCCTCCCAATGCTGTTGAGGAAGGTACTAtggatgatgatgatgacgaCATTCTAGTTGAGGAAGGTACTATGGACGATGATGACATTCTAGAAGCAAATTCAGTTACTCTGAAATGGCCAAGGAAACCTGGAATTTCCaaatttgatttgtttgattCTGAAGACTCATGGTTTGATGCTCCACCAGAAGGTTTTAGTTTGACT TTGTCACCTTTTGCTACTATGTGGAATGCCTTCTTTTCGTGGATAACATCATCTTCTTTGGCATATATATATGGGAGGGATGTAAGTTTTCACGAAGAGTTTCTATCAGTTAATGGGAGAGAATATCCTAGCAAAATTGTCTTGACAGATGGTCGATCATCTGAAATAAAACAAACATTAGCCAGTTGTCTTGCTCGAGCTTTACCTGCAGTTGCTGCTGAGCTCAGGCTGCCAATACCAATATCTACATTAGAACAAGCGGTG GTATTCTTGCTGGATACAATGTCATTTGTGGACGCACTTCCAGCATTCAGAATGAAACAATGGCAAGTGGTTGTTCTCTTGTTAGTTGATGCATTGTCCGTTTGTAGAATACCCACTCTTATCTCATACATGACTGATAGGAGGGACTTGTTTGTCAAG GTTCTGAGTGGTTCACAAATAGGTAAGGAAGAGTATGACGTTTTGAAGGATCTCATTGTACCACTTGGTCGAGCACCTCATTTCTCTTCTCAAAGTGGAGCGTGA